From the Immundisolibacter sp. genome, the window TGATGGGCCTGGGCTTTGCGCTGATGTCCGAACACCGCATGGAAGACGGCCAGCCGCTGGCGCTGCACCTGGGTGACTACAAGATTCCCTGCATCGCGGACATCCCGGAGCTCAAAACCGTTCTGTTGGAGCGCCCGCAAGGGCCGGGGCCGTTCAACTGCGGACCGATCGCCGAGGCGGCCAACGTGCCGGCGCCGGCCGCCATTGCCAACGCCGTGGCCGATGCCATCGGCGCGCCGATCATGCAACTGCCGGTCAGCGCCGAGCGCGTGTACGGACTGCTGCAACCCACCCGCCGCCCGCAAGCGGCCTGAACAGGAGCGCCAAAATGGCCGTCATCATGGTTTCGACCCTCAAGGTCAAGGACTGGGATTTGCTCGCCGAGTACCGCAAGGGCGCCGGCCCCATCGTGCGCGGCCACGGCGGTGAGCTGCTGGGTCGCAGCAACGCGCCCGAATGCCTGCACGGCACGCCCGCCGATTCGGTGGTGCTGTTCCGCTTCCCGAGCCGGGAAGCCGTGGACGTGTGGCTGAACGATCCCGAATACGCCAAGCTGAAACCGCTGCGCGACCGGGCGGCCGACATCACGCTGCTGGTGATCGACGCGCCCGCGCCCTGATTTCATTCGCACCATTTCATTCGCACCCGAGGAGAATCCCCATGGCCAACAAACTGCCCTTCACCAAATCCGAAGCCAAAACCTGGGCCAAGCAGACCATCCGCGACTGGTACGACTGCCCGTGCACGCCCTTCAAGCCGGACGATAGCCTCGACGAGGAGGGCCTGCGCCGCAACGTCGAACACTTCATCGACATCGGCGAGAGCGGGCTGGTGCTCGGCGGCTTCGTGGCCGAGTGCTGGAACATGTCGGTCACCGAGTGGATGCGCTATCACGAAGTGATCGCCGAGACCGCCGCCGGGCGCATCCCGCTGCACACCATCATCTTCGACCAGAGCGTCCATCAGGCGATGGAAAAGCTCAACTTCTGCGAGAAGCTCGGCTTCGTGGCGGCGGAGGTCATCACGCCCATCGTGCAGCTGCGCTCGGACCAGGAAATCTACGACTACTTCAAGTACCTGGCCGACCACTCGAACCTGGCGCTGCTGTTCTACCGCTCCATGGTGGCGGGGCACCTGATCAGCCTGGATCTTTCACGGCGCCTGTCGGAGATTCCGACCTACGTCGGCATGAAGCAGGGCAGTCTGAACCACGACGACACCCTCAAGCTGCGGCGCATGACGGGCGAGGATTTCATCGTCAGCGACCCGTTCGAGAATCACTGGCTGAACGACCTGCGCCAGGGCGGCCAGGTCATCTACGGCGCTTTTGCCCACATCCTGTATGGCAAAAAGCGCGCCCTGCTGGAGCAATACACGGCACTGGCGCGGGCCGGCAAGTGGGAAGAGGCGTTTGCCATCTCGCAGCAACTGCAGCCGGTGCGCGACTTCTACGACGAGATCATGTTCGCGCCGCTGTCGGGCAACTTCACCTACGCCACCACGCTGGGCAACCTGAAGGTCTGCTACGAGGCGCTAGGCATGGCCGGCGGCGTCATGCGCTCGCCGATTCGCCAGGTGGCGCCCGAGAAGCGGGAGTGGATCCGCGGGCGGCTGAAGGAGCTGGGGATCATCTGAGGCGCGCGGGGGGAGCGTGTTTCAATCCGCACCCGGCCTTTCGGCCGGATGATGCGCCCGCAGGTCAGGCCGGCTGCTTGCGCGTCGCAGAGTTTCAATCCGCACCCGGCCTTTCGGCCGGGTGATGCAAAGACAAGTTCGTCCGCAGCTCAGACGCTCTACGAGTTTCAATCCGCACCCGGCCTTTCGGCCGGGTGATGCCCGGCGGCCAGCCGCCAGTACTGCATGCGCGCCTGTTTCAATCCGCACCCGGCCTTTCGGCCGGGTGATGCTCGGGATCGACATGATCGGCACCCGCAGACGCAGAAGTTTCAATCCGCACCCGGCCTTTCGGCCGGGTGATGCCCGCCGCTGTGACCGGCACGCTGCAGGTGGACCGCGAGGTTTCAATCCGCACCCGGCCTTTCGGCCGGGTGATGCGCTGGCTGGCGAACACGTTTTCGGACACGTAACCGATGTTTCAATCCGCACCCGGCCTTTCGGCCGGGTGATGCATGCCGCACCGCTCAAGAATCGTGTGGCGAAGATCGGTTTCAATCCGCACCCGGCCTTTCGGCCGGGTGATGCCGGGTACACTGTGCTCAACCTTCAGGATGGGCCTGTTTCAATCCGCACCCGGCCTTTCGGCCGGGTGATGCGCTTATTTGGATGGTCGCAAACCACATCCCGTTGAAGTTTCAATCCGCACCCGGCCTTTCGGCCGGGTGATGCTTCTCATCATCGGCACCGAAGGCGGCAGCTACTACGTTTCAATCCGCACCCGGCCTTTCGGCCGGGTGATGCCGTAGAATATAACGGTACAGCATGGGTCCTGACCGCATATCGTTTCAATCCGCACCCGGCCTTTCGGCCGGGTGATGCGAACTTGACGGCCTGATTTCAGCATCCGCCGTAACCGTTTCAATCCGCACCCGGCCTTTCGGCCGGGTGATGCAGTTTCCAATCGGCAATTCCGATGACTTGTGCCCGTTTCAATCCGCACCCGGCCTTTCGGCCGGGTGATGCCCGCCAGCCACGGCCACTGGCGTGGGCTGCCGATGTTTCAATCCGCACCCGGCCTTTCGGCCGGGTGATGCTACCGCCTCAACGCCTCAGTCAGGCCATGCCACATGTTTCAATCCGCACCCGGCCTTTCGGCCGGGTGATGCCCTTCGCGGTTGCGCCAGTGCAACGGGTCGCGGATTGTTTCAATCCGCACCCGGCCTTTCGGCCGGGTGATGCGACTGTTCAAGGAGCAGTTCGAGCTCACGAACTCGGTTTCAATCCGCACCCGGCCTTTCGGCCGGGTGATGCCGGCTGGCGTGATTACGTTGACGTGCCGCTTGGCGTTTCAATCCGCACCCGGCCTTTCGGCCGGGTGATGCGCGATCCTGAGCCGCAAGAGCGCCACGCGCATTTGGTTTCAATCCGCACCCGGCCTTTCGGCCGGGTGATGCAAGTACACCTACGACTGAGGCGCCGCCCATGCAGACGTTTCAATCCGCACCCGGCCTTTCGGCCGGGTGATGCGGGGATGACCTGCAAAGTGCTGGTGAACTGACATGTTTCAATCCGCACCCGGCCTTTCGGCCGGGTGATGCTCCACCCTGGCAACGGGTTGCTGCCAAGATGAATTTTTGCCGACAGCCGCGAACCAACCCGACAGCCGACACCAGCAGTAGAGCAGAACGCACTGTGGAGAAATATTTACCCTATTTTTCAAAGAACTAGGCAACCCGCGAACCTCCTGGATATTCGGCGTGTGCTTGAGGTTCGCGGATCACAGAATCAGCGGCCCCTCGAAGTCTGTGGAGCGAAAACTGCCATATTGCTTCACGCGGACCTGGGCCGATTCAGTGATGCGGTACAAGCGCAGGTTGTCCTCGGTTTGATCGATTTCAGCGAGCAATCGACGCTCCAGATCCTCCATCTGCATATCGTCTACCTGACACTCGAAAACCGATTTCTGCACCCGTTGGCCCACGCCCTCGCATACCTTGGCCACCCGCCGCAGCCTTCTGCGTCCGGCGCCGGTTTCAGTGGACACATCGTAGGTGACGACGACCAGCATGGCGAGGCCTATTTCGGCAGGTAGGGCAGGTAGCCCGTCATTTCGCCGCGCACGGTGCGGGCCATCAGCCGCGCCTGCACGAAGGGCACGACGCCGATGGGCAACTTCATGCCCAGCAGCGGGTGGGTGATTTCTTCCTGCTTGCGCTCCTGCCAGGCAGTGATCACGGTGCGTCGACCCCGGTCGTTCAGCATGACCACGCCGCCTTCACGTTGGTCGAAATCGCCGGGGCCGAGCTGGCTGCGGTTGATCAGGGTGAGCGCCAGGCGATCGGCCAGGATGGAGCGGAATTCTTCCTGTAGGTCCAGCGCAAGGGCCGCCCGGCCCGGCCGTACGGCATGCAAAAAGCCAAGCTGTGGATCGAGACCCACCGTCTCCAAAGCCGACCGGCAGTCGTTCATCAACATGGAATACAGAAACGACAACAGTGCGTTGAAGCGATCCAGCGGGGGGCGGCGGGTGCGGCCGTTGAGCGCGAAATGGGCACGCGCCTGAGGTTTGACCACCGAATTAAGGGAGCCGAAATAGCCCCGGGCGGCCTCGCCTTCCACGCCGCGCAGGGCATCGAGGTCGGTCGCTACCGCTGCGGCGCGCAGCGAGGCGGCAAGGTTGTCGGCGGTGCGGGTGAGCGCGGCCTGCTCGGTGGAGTCGGGAGTTTCTCGGGCGGCGCGCACCAGCAGGGCACGGCTGTTCTTGAGCTTGCCGGCGATGATTGCGCGGGCGAGTTCGAGCGCGAAACCGCGGTCGCCGGCGCTGCGATGTTGCGCCTGGCGCAACAGGATATTGCCGGAAATAGGCCCTTCGAGGCGTGCCTTGAAACGGCCGCTGGTCTCCAGCAGCACCAGCGATTTGCCCTCGTCGGCCAGCCGGTGCATCAACGCGGGGGAGACCATGACATTGCCGAAACAGACCAGGCTGCCGACATGATGCAGCGGCACCTGCAGGCGTTTCTCGCGCTCGACGTCGATGCGCACGGTGTTGTTCTCCAGGTGCGCGTAGGCGTTGGGCGTCATCACGTAGAGGGTGTTTTGCAGGCTGTACATGGCGGCCTCTACGATGGATCGGTCGTTCGAAACAGTTCCGCGCGCAGTTCGGCCTGTATGTCCTTTGCTGCCAGCGCCGCCGGTTCGCAGATTTCGTTCAGCGAGCACTCCCGGCAGCGGGCGTCGTTCACTGGTGGCGGCAAGCGGCCGCTGGTCAGCATGACGCGGATGGCATCGGTGGTTTCCTGCACCAAGCGGCGCAATTCGGATGTGATGGCGACCTCGCGCCGCCGCCGGCTGCTGGCGTGATAGATGGCGCCGTGGGTCACCGGCCGACCGAGCATTTCTTCGAGGCACAGCGCCTGGGCGGCGAGCTGGACATCGTCGTGATGCTTTTGGCGGCGCCGGCCGTGCTTGAACTCGACCGGGAAAATCCGGCCATCAGGATGGAACTCCACCAGATCCGCCTTGCCGATCAGCCCCAGGCGGTCGCACCACAGCGGCAAGGCTCGCTCCACCTTGACGCCCGCTTGCATCTCGTACCCCGGCGTATCCACCAGCCGATGCACCGCCTGGCCACGGGCGGTGTGGATGTTATCCGCGAACGCCTGCTCCAGATGGATCAGTCCGCACTGGCGCGGGCAATACGCCCAGTGCTGGAGGGCGGAGAGCGGAATCGGGTCTGTCTCGGTCATGCCGCGAGTGCTACCATTTCCGCCAGACAGCTGTTACAGGAGCAAGTCATGGCAGCAATTTTGAAAGAGATTGAAACCCAGGCCTTGCAGCTTTCGCCGCAAGAGCGCGGCGAACTCATCCACCGCCTGATCGTAAGCCTGGAAGGTGTGCCGAAAGATTCGCCCGAAGCCATCGCCCAAGCCTGGGGTGAGGAAATCGCCCGGCGGGTGGCGGACATGGAAGCAGGACGCACGCAATGGATTCCGGCAGACGAGGCCATGTCCAGAATCCGCGCTCGCATTGGCGCAGCCAAAGCAGCCCATGCGGATTAGCCTTTCCGACGAGGCATTGGCGGATTTCGAAGCGGCTATCGACTGGTATCTCGAAGAACTGGCGTTTGCCGCTGCGGATGATTTCGCCAACGAATTCGAACACGCGCTGGCATTGCTCGGGGCATTCCCGGAATTGGGCGTTACAAGCCAGTACAAAATGCGCGCATTCACTTTGCCGAAGTTTCCTTATTCGCTGATCTACCGGGTGTATCCCGACCACATTCGCATCATCGCGGTTGCCAACCACAGCCGCCGCCCGGGGTATTGGGCCGGGCGGCGGTAAAGGTTCACACCTTGCGCAGCAAGCTCACGCCAGGCGGCATGTCAGCTTCATCCACCACCACATCATAATCGTTGAAGCCGCGCGGTACGCTTACCTCATTCTTGCGTTTCACCTGAACGCGCTCGAACAGCGCGTGAGCCGGTGCGTTTCCGAGCTCCGAATCGTGCTTGAACACGTACAGCCCGCGCGTGGTCATCTCGCCGCGCGCGGCGGAGCGGTCGTGTTCGAACATCTGACCGAGCGCCTGCCAGAACAGCGCCAGATCGTCCTCGGAAAAGCCGGTCTGCTTGGCAAGAAAAGCGGACACGAAGCCATGCGCCCGGTACAGGCCGTAGGGCACGGTGTGCTTGCGGCCCATTGTGCGGTTGTCGCCGCCCTGCTTCAAGGATTCAGCTTCGGTGGCGACCGCCATGCGAGTGATCGAATGCTCCGAAG encodes:
- a CDS encoding type II toxin-antitoxin system RelE/ParE family toxin, with the translated sequence MRISLSDEALADFEAAIDWYLEELAFAAADDFANEFEHALALLGAFPELGVTSQYKMRAFTLPKFPYSLIYRVYPDHIRIIAVANHSRRPGYWAGRR
- the cas2 gene encoding CRISPR-associated endonuclease Cas2, whose amino-acid sequence is MLVVVTYDVSTETGAGRRRLRRVAKVCEGVGQRVQKSVFECQVDDMQMEDLERRLLAEIDQTEDNLRLYRITESAQVRVKQYGSFRSTDFEGPLIL
- the cas1c gene encoding type I-C CRISPR-associated endonuclease Cas1c, whose protein sequence is MYSLQNTLYVMTPNAYAHLENNTVRIDVEREKRLQVPLHHVGSLVCFGNVMVSPALMHRLADEGKSLVLLETSGRFKARLEGPISGNILLRQAQHRSAGDRGFALELARAIIAGKLKNSRALLVRAARETPDSTEQAALTRTADNLAASLRAAAVATDLDALRGVEGEAARGYFGSLNSVVKPQARAHFALNGRTRRPPLDRFNALLSFLYSMLMNDCRSALETVGLDPQLGFLHAVRPGRAALALDLQEEFRSILADRLALTLINRSQLGPGDFDQREGGVVMLNDRGRRTVITAWQERKQEEITHPLLGMKLPIGVVPFVQARLMARTVRGEMTGYLPYLPK
- the cas7c gene encoding type I-C CRISPR-associated protein Cas7/Csd2, with amino-acid sequence MSIDESESGGSELVLASDLDKKAVQDWMKEVKPDAVSKRVLSAALKASKGRKPTQEESDGGRQWLCENFFDIRTFGAVLSLKSAPNCGQVRGPIQLTFSRSIDPIVASEHSITRMAVATEAESLKQGGDNRTMGRKHTVPYGLYRAHGFVSAFLAKQTGFSEDDLALFWQALGQMFEHDRSAARGEMTTRGLYVFKHDSELGNAPAHALFERVQVKRKNEVSVPRGFNDYDVVVDEADMPPGVSLLRKV
- a CDS encoding addiction module protein codes for the protein MAAILKEIETQALQLSPQERGELIHRLIVSLEGVPKDSPEAIAQAWGEEIARRVADMEAGRTQWIPADEAMSRIRARIGAAKAAHAD
- a CDS encoding DUF1330 domain-containing protein, with the protein product MAVIMVSTLKVKDWDLLAEYRKGAGPIVRGHGGELLGRSNAPECLHGTPADSVVLFRFPSREAVDVWLNDPEYAKLKPLRDRAADITLLVIDAPAP
- a CDS encoding dihydrodipicolinate synthase family protein, which produces MANKLPFTKSEAKTWAKQTIRDWYDCPCTPFKPDDSLDEEGLRRNVEHFIDIGESGLVLGGFVAECWNMSVTEWMRYHEVIAETAAGRIPLHTIIFDQSVHQAMEKLNFCEKLGFVAAEVITPIVQLRSDQEIYDYFKYLADHSNLALLFYRSMVAGHLISLDLSRRLSEIPTYVGMKQGSLNHDDTLKLRRMTGEDFIVSDPFENHWLNDLRQGGQVIYGAFAHILYGKKRALLEQYTALARAGKWEEAFAISQQLQPVRDFYDEIMFAPLSGNFTYATTLGNLKVCYEALGMAGGVMRSPIRQVAPEKREWIRGRLKELGII
- the cas4 gene encoding CRISPR-associated protein Cas4, whose amino-acid sequence is MTETDPIPLSALQHWAYCPRQCGLIHLEQAFADNIHTARGQAVHRLVDTPGYEMQAGVKVERALPLWCDRLGLIGKADLVEFHPDGRIFPVEFKHGRRRQKHHDDVQLAAQALCLEEMLGRPVTHGAIYHASSRRRREVAITSELRRLVQETTDAIRVMLTSGRLPPPVNDARCRECSLNEICEPAALAAKDIQAELRAELFRTTDPS